The Branchiostoma floridae strain S238N-H82 chromosome 10, Bfl_VNyyK, whole genome shotgun sequence genome has a segment encoding these proteins:
- the LOC118423880 gene encoding golgin subfamily A member 4-like isoform X1 translates to MLARLALEGKEDVAQLLKTQAEEHARQIKQLKKQLRKDLDQAREAVRAQQNRPQLPPDGDVSKDPAAQWIEFNRELQAQLSQQTAELESMKQRERQLKQRLASAMGREEEDVEADAFGPLLTEPTETEYLKKVMFEYMMGRETKTMAKVIAAILKFPAEQTRQILEQEETKATGWLSPLTSP, encoded by the exons ATGCTGGCTCGCCTGGCCCTGGAGGGGAAGGAAGACGTGGCACAGCTACTTAAGACACAGGCTGAGGAGCATGCAAGACAGATCAAACAACTCAAGAAACAACTCAG GAAAGACCTAGACCAGGCCCGTGAGGCGGTGCGTGCCCAGCAGAACCGACCCCAGCTGCCTCCAGACGGAGACGTCAGTAAGGACCCTGCTGCCCAGTGGATAGAGTTCAACAGGGAGCTTCAG GCTCAGTTGTCCCAGCAGACAGCAGAGCTGGAATCCATGaagcagagagagagacagcTGAAGCAGAGG CTTGCCTCAGCGATGGGTAGAGAAGAGGAGGACGTAGAGGCCGATGCATTCGGCCCCCTGCTGACAGAACCCACAGAAACAGAGTACTTAAAGAAGGTCATGTTTGAATATATGATGGGCAGGGAAACAAAG ACAATGGCCAAGGTcatagccgccatcttgaagtTCCCAGCGGAACAGACCAGGCAAATTCTGGAGCAAGAGGAGACAAAAGCAACG
- the LOC118423880 gene encoding golgin subfamily A member 4-like isoform X2, whose product MLARLALEGKEDVAQLLKTQAEEHARQIKQLKKQLRKDLDQAREAVRAQQNRPQLPPDGDVSKDPAAQWIEFNRELQAQLSQQTAELESMKQRERQLKQRLASAMGREEEDVEADAFGPLLTEPTETEYLKKVMFEYMMGRETKTMAKVIAAILKFPAEQTRQILEQEETKATS is encoded by the exons ATGCTGGCTCGCCTGGCCCTGGAGGGGAAGGAAGACGTGGCACAGCTACTTAAGACACAGGCTGAGGAGCATGCAAGACAGATCAAACAACTCAAGAAACAACTCAG GAAAGACCTAGACCAGGCCCGTGAGGCGGTGCGTGCCCAGCAGAACCGACCCCAGCTGCCTCCAGACGGAGACGTCAGTAAGGACCCTGCTGCCCAGTGGATAGAGTTCAACAGGGAGCTTCAG GCTCAGTTGTCCCAGCAGACAGCAGAGCTGGAATCCATGaagcagagagagagacagcTGAAGCAGAGG CTTGCCTCAGCGATGGGTAGAGAAGAGGAGGACGTAGAGGCCGATGCATTCGGCCCCCTGCTGACAGAACCCACAGAAACAGAGTACTTAAAGAAGGTCATGTTTGAATATATGATGGGCAGGGAAACAAAG ACAATGGCCAAGGTcatagccgccatcttgaagtTCCCAGCGGAACAGACCAGGCAAATTCTGGAGCAAGAGGAGACAAAAGCAACG